One window of Triticum dicoccoides isolate Atlit2015 ecotype Zavitan chromosome 5A, WEW_v2.0, whole genome shotgun sequence genomic DNA carries:
- the LOC119299009 gene encoding protein FAR1-RELATED SEQUENCE 5-like has product MEGTSVPIEIDGDAICLENVGDDEHEAQESEQVQIIYATENGAQVAFDSQEQGTEEHSVRSEEEQENNSVIPSREEFTEELRTKVAYSEEQAYRLYCEYGHRMGFSVRKGKQYYFTGTKVIRTKDYYCSKEGLKDDEQLTEANFNKPETRTNCKAMVRFRVDSEGQWRVIQIIPEHNHELVPPEEIHLLRSVRILSIPKPGTLNAMVNAEIQSMHDSLHVHDDGAECHSQVSIQSYALLEPEDAEALVGYLKRRTIEQGMFYWDVQVDQEGQMTNFFWRDGRSRVDYDCFGDVVVFDTSYRTNKYNMICAPFVGINHHMQNVMFGCAFMLDESLTSYEWLLKSFLESMGGCPPKTIFTDQNDTISKAIEVILPETCHCLCQWHIEKNLQAHLDTPNASGTFHSMFMKCMKDCESETEFEETWAMMLQEHNLQDDQWLTDLFEQRHKWCTALHKVAFDCGIRSLDRNFSSDNVLGSIADESTSPTNFALEFDKLVGSWRTNESVDDIQCKQISPECSVKQNSILQHAAEVYTHKVYKSLETEFLDGCSGTAYQEMQCSETLYRFEFIMQSSPKVWVVFLDTSTMELSCSCKKFEMMGILCSHALNALGLKNLDKIPESYVLKRWTKYVRKGTYVFPSDQSPEQDCTEAVLAYRNRAMWFVYDLLMKSKGHQDTRKLILDVLENGEKSLESVCELKRMHIHPSGKDKDASKAEKRKKKLKKQDKNSRNVKQVVLPPPAESVFVDQPNQNQYFATEDIATNSSIGRPFFYQEYPATGVSASQIEGHANIHSVPQCAPAPQEFPAYDAVHPPSTFGGESNF; this is encoded by the exons ATGGAAGGTACTAGCGTCCCTATTGAGATTGATGGAGACGCGATCTGTCTGGAGAATGTTGGAGACGACGAGCATGAAGCTCAAGAGAGCGAACAGGTGCAAATCATCTATGCTACTGAAAATGGCGCTCAAGTAGCTTTTGACAGCCAAGAACAGGGAACGGAGGAACATTCTGTGAGAAGTGAAGAAGAACAGGAAAATAATTCTGTTATACCAAGCCGGGAGGAGTTTACTGAAGAATTGCGCACTAAAGTTGCGTATAGTGAGGAACAAGCCTACAGGCTGTACTGTGAGTATGGGCACCGTATGGGTTTTAGTGTGCGAAAGGGAAAGCAGTACTACTTTACAGGGACCAAAGTTATTCGAACGAAAGACTATTACTGCTCAAAGGAAGGTTTAAAGGATGATGAGCAGCTTACCGAGGCAAACTTTAATAAGCCAGAGACCAGAACTAACTGCAAAGCGATGGTCCGTTTTAGAGTTGATTCCGAAGGTCAGTGGCGAGTTATTCAGATAATTCCTGAGCATAATCATGAGTTGGTTCCGCCTGAAGAAATACACTTACTGAGATCAGTGAGGATCCTTTCGATTCCAAAACCTGGTACACTGAATGCAATGGTGAATGCTGAAATCCAATCGATGCATGACAGTTTGCATGTGCATGATGATGGTGCTGAATGCCATAGTCAGGTTAGCATCCAAAGTTACGCACTGCTTGAACCAGAGGATGCCGAAGCACTTGTAGGATATTTGAAGCGTAGAACAATTGAACAAGGTATGTTCTATTGGGATGTGCAAGTAGACCAAGAAGGCCAAATGACCAATTTCTTTTGGAGAGACGGTAGAAGCCGTGTTGACTATGACTGTTTTGGAGATGTTGTGGTATTTGACACATCATATCGTACCAATAAGTACAATATGATATGTGCCCCATTTGTTGGTATTAATCACCACATGCAAAATGTTATGTTTGGCTGTGCATTTATGTTAGATGAGTCGTTGACATCCTATGAATGGTTACTGAAATCATTCTTAGAGTCAATGGGTGGTTGTCCGCCTAAAACAATATTTACTGATCAGAATGACACTATCTCAAAGGCAATTGAAGTCATTCTCCCAGAGACATGCCATTGTCTTTGTCAGTGGCATATCGAAAAGAACCTACAGGCCCATTTGGATACACCAAATGCTTCTGGAACATTTCATAGCATGTTCATGAAATGCATGAAAGATTGCGAGTCAGAAACAGAGTTTGAGGAAACATGGGCAATGATGCTTCAGGAGCATAATTTGCAGGATGACCAGTGGCTCACTGATCTATTTGAGCAGAGGCATAAATGGTGCACAGCTCTTCACAAGGTTGCATTTGATTGTGGTATTAGATCACTGGATAGGAATTTTAGTTCAGACAATGTGCTGGGCAGCATTGCTGATGAATCAACTTCACCCACTAATTTTGCTCTTGAGTTTGATAAACTGGTTGGGAGTTGGCGTACAAATGAATCTGTAGACGATATTCAGTGCAAGCAAATTTCCCCAGAGTGTTCAGTTAAGCAGAATAGTATTTTGCAACACGCTGCTGAAGTTTACACACATAAAGTCTACAAGTCTCTTGAAACAGAGTTTCTAGACGGATGCAGTGGAACTGCATACCAGGAAATGCAATGCAGTGAAACACTGTATAGATTTGAGTTCATTATGCAAAGTAGTCCAAAAGTTTGGGTAGTTTTCCTTGACACCTCTACCATGGAATTGAGCTGTAGTTGCAAAAAATTTGAGATGATGGGCATACTTTGTTCGCATGCACTGAATGCACTTGGTCTCAAGAATCTTGATAAAATTCCTGAAAGTTATGTTTTAAAGCGATGGACAAAATATGTGAGGAAAGGGACTTATGTATTTCCAAGTGACCAGTCTCCAGAACAAGATTGCACAGAGGCTGTGCTTGCATATCGTAACCGGGCTATGTGGTTTGTTTATGATCTGCTGATGAAGAGCAAAGGTCACCAGGATACAAGAAAACTTATTCTTGACGTGCTTGAAAATGGAGAAAAATCATTGGAAAGTGTATGTGAACTGAAAAGGATGCATATACATCCCTCAGGAAAAGACAAAGATGCAAGTAAAGCTGAGAAGAGGAAAAAAAAGTTAAAAAAGCAGGATAAAAATTCaa GAAATGTTAAACAAGTGGTTTTGCCTCCGCCAGCCGAGTCAGTTTTTGTTGACCAACCAAATCAAAATCAATATTTTGCAACAGAAgatattgcaacaaactcatctatTGGTAGACCTTTCTTCTACCAG GAATATCCTGCTACTGGTGTTTCAGCAAGTCAGATTGAGGGGCATGCAAATATCCATTCCGTGCCTCAGTGTGCACCAGCACCACAG GAATTTCCAGCATATGACGCAGTCCATCCCCCATCTACATTTGGTGGCGAAAGTAATTTCTGA